The nucleotide window CCTCTATCACATGTATGGTGTCCGAAAAGTTCTTGGAATCGATGTAAGTAATTTCGATCTTTAGGCATTCAAACCTATAATAACTTGGTTTAGCATCATGTAGTAATCTCACTAGCACATATACATGATCCATATTTAGGGAGGATATAAGGGTTTTTATGCAAAGAACACTATCACCTTAACACCTAAGTTTGTCGATGATATCCATAAACGTGGAGGTACGATTCTTGGAACCTCGAGAGGAGGTCATGATTCTGTCAAGATTGTTGACCGCATTCAGGATCGTGGGATCAATCAGGTGCGTTAAGGCGCTAGAGTAGAGGCTTTCATCGGAGCCTCCTCTCTGTTTTATTTGAATACATGCTAACTACATTTTGTTGGTTCTAATTGTATCCTTTAGCGGTTCAGGTCTATATAATCGGAGGTGACGGGACACATAAAGGAGCAGCTGTGATTTTTGAGGTATTACCATTAGCTATTTTCTATAAATGTCAAATCATGTATGTTTTAGCTTAACTAATTTTGCTCCGGGCAGGAAATAAGGCGACGTGGTTTGAAAGTAGCTGTTGCTGGAATTCCCAAAACCATTGACAATGACATTCCGGTACTGATCATATCTATAAACTTTGTCCTTGTTACTTGATCGACAAGTTAGTTAATCCGTGAATGGCGTATTGTGCGTGGTTGCTGATTTTGTTTAGGTTATTGACAAATCATTTGGTTTCGATACTGCGGTTGAGGAGGCTCAACGTGCCATTAAAGCAGCACATGTTGAATCTGAAAGTATTGGGAACGGCATTGGACTTGTAAAGCTAATGGGACGCTACTGCGGTATGAAATCGTGACCAACTGTTGCTAATAATGCTAGGTGTTTCTTAGCTTCATTTGTTCTTCGATCCTCTGCAGGTTTCATCGCGATGTATGCTACTCTCGCCAGCCGTGATGTCGATTGTTGCTTGATTCCAGAGTCACCATTCTATCTCGAAGGAAAAGGTGGACTTTATGAATATATAGGAAAACAACTCAAACAAAATGGACATATGGTCATTGTAATAGCTGAAGGAGCCGGACAGGAACTTCTTTCCGAAAGCTTGCAGTCCGTGGACCAGCAAGATGCTTCTGGTAACAAGCTTCTTCAAGATGTTGGGCTGTGGATATCTCACAAGATAAAGGTGCTACCTTCAATCGACTGACCTCTGCTTTTGTTCTATACATGGCTACTGATTCGATATACATCTTAGACTAAAATACTTCCTTACACATATTATAGGAGCATTTTGCAAAGAAGAAAATGCCCATTAATCTTAAATATATAGGTTAGTATCCTGGTCACtttattttgttttcttcctCTTAAATATATGTGTGCAATATATTTGAGTTGAGAAATTTGGTTTGCAGATCCTACATACATGATCCGGGCTATTCCTAGCATTGCTTCAGATAATGTCTACTGCACCCTACTTGCTCATGGTGCAGTTCATGGAGCAATGGCAGGGTATACAGGCTTCACCGTTGGTCCTGTCAATGGCAGACATGCTTACATTCCGTTCAATGTACGTTTATTAACTTCTCTGTTAGTGAACACAGTTTAATGTTAGAAACCATTAACCTCAATCCAGTGGTCAGTCCGATTATGTTTAATCGTTGATTTTGTTTGGACTACTTTTTCCTTACCAAATTTTTTCACCAACAGCGAATCATCGAGAAACAGAACAAGGTTGTGATTACCGACAGGATGTGGGCAAGGCTGCTCTCTTCAACAAACCAGCCAAGCTTCTTGAAACCTAGAGATATAGCTGAAGCCAAGAAAGAGAAATATCCTGCGAATGGCATCTTGGATGGGAAGATTGTAAAGACAATGTCAATGAATTGACCAAAGACATGCCCTTGTAAGTTCCATCGCATAGTATACCATCACTAGATATGTACATATTTGGCTACCATTAATGGTTCAGAAACTTTGGAGTTCCTTTGCTGTAAGACAGGCCACTGATACAAATCATAGTAATTTAACAGTGGATTACAGAAGAAATGCATTGTGATTTAACAAATATATGTTATTCCTACAAAGCTTGGAGACACAAGCAAAGTAAGGATTCATGGAATTTAAGTAACAGAACATTCTTTGCATAATCAATATTCATCAAGAAAAGAATATAGAGGAACAAATGTATCTTAAGCTTTATATATGCCAGATGGATCAGCATTCTGAACAATCCATGGATGCTCAAGAAGCTTATGTAGTGGGAGGCGCTGGGAGGAATCTTTGACAAGCATCTGTAAATAATGTTGAAATGTGTTCAGTATATGCCAATGATGGAGCATTGTCGTTATATTTATGTATTTGCAAGTAATAAAAGCAACAAAAGATACCTGACTAATGAGGTCCTTGGCTGAAGATGAAACTATTGGTTTTGGAGGGAACTTCAAATCCACTTGCACAATCCTATGAATGGAGAAAAGAGTGAATAAGTTACGATAGATACTCAAAAAGACGTACCCTAGTGAACTAGTTATGAAAAAGGAAACTTAAGTTTCAATCACGTTCTCTTTGTTTCAGAGCTCGGATTAATATTCTAAGAGTGTTCCTGGTCCCAAAAGAGGTACTCTTAGCTCAAACTGAAACAGAACTTGAACCTTTCTAAAATGCATCTCTTAACTCAGAATTGAAAATTAACCAAAAGCTCTAATCATGTTCTCTAGCCTCCGCAGCTCGGATATACCTTCTAAGAGTGTTACTCGGTCTCAAATGAGGTACTCTTAGCTCAAAACTGAAAACAGAACTTGAAACTTTCTAAAATGCATTTCTTACTCAAAATTGAAAATTAACCAAAAGCTCTAGTGTCGGCAGCTCGAGTTTACCTTCTATAAGTGTCTGAATGTTCTTTGGCCTCAAAAGGCGGGACTCCATAAAGAAACTCATAGCACAACACACCAAGGCTCCAGATATCTACACTGGCATCATGCTCTACACTTTCGACTGTGGAGAATAGAAAATATAAGGTGAAACTTAGTTCAATGAGATGACAAACAGTGCAACATTACAGTGTACCACTTAGTTCTATGGTTTACTACATACCCATTTCAGGAGGGAGATAATCAAGTGTACCGCACATAGTCCGCCTTCGGTTAAATGTATGCACAGACCATCCAAAATCTGCAATCTTTAGTTCACCCTGACAAGGAATCCGAATTGACTAGATAAGCACAATGAGACTTTCATTGAATAACCAAACGAGTACTAGGCATAGGTTAGGAATCACCTGTGCGCCGATTAACAGGTTTTCAGGTTTGATATCTCTGTGTATGACATGCTTTCCATGACAATAAATGAGTGCCCGAGCCAAAGAGGCAACATACTGCAGCAAAAAACATAAGCAACATATAAATCCATCGAACACAATACAAGCGCAACAATCCAATCGGGAAATGATAAAGAACAAACTCACGGTAGCAGCTCGTCGTTCGCTAAAGTATTTACATTTTTGCAGTTCTTTGTAAAGTTCACCCTTGGCTGCATATTCCAGAATCAGATAAACACGTTTCTGCAAAAAGGTTGTATTCAGAAAACCAAATGTTAATTCATACATAACATTTTCAATTACATACATACATCGTTGAATCATCAATATAGGCTCATACCTGATCATAGAAATATCCATAAAGCCTCAATATATTGGGATGGCGCAGGTGACTCTGTATTTCCACTTCTCGACGTAGTTGATGTTCAACTTGAGATTGTTGTAGTTGGCTTTTAAAAAGAACTTTGAGGGCCACAATATGATTGCTCTGTTGGAAAAATACACAAGAATCAGCCTAGTAATATCATTACAATGGGTGAGCATTTGATTTTTCCGGTCTATTCTGTCTGTTTTTCGAACTTACCACCGACCGAATCCTTCAAATTTCTTCATagttaatgaaaaaaaaaggagaaatgaACGAAAAAGgaagaaataattgaaaaaaagaagaagaaacagaCCCTTTTTTCTCTGGCTAAATAAACGTGGCCAAACTTCCCCCGTCCAAGAGGCTTCCCAATGTCAAAATCGCCAAGGGTCCATCTTTTCTTTTCAGCTGCCGGAACCTCCGAAGAAACCTATAATGGAtatcaacaaattaaaaatacatacataaaagAAAATCCCTAACATTGTCtcaaaaaaacccaaattttcaaaaccCGCTAATCCTAGATCTCAAAGGGCACAAAACTGGACGCAAATTTGTCAAAATTCTAAACTTTGAACCTAGAACCCTAAATCAACCCTATTGCAGAATTGAAACTTTCCATACGAAGACAACCCTTATCGGAACTGTTCTCCATAAAAAACCCTGAAATTTTGGGCTTTCTtcggttattgaatgattaaaaacaaaacacacacacacacacacaaaaaaaaaaaaaaaaacttcaccTTCTCTTGTTGTTGAGCCTCAGCAAtcgccattttttttttttttgaaagaaaatcTTGGGGGAGGCCTACAGAGTTAAAggaaaaaaggaaataaaagaggGGTTATGGAGGGATCTGGGAGGAAGCCCCCATTGCAACGGTCGAATTAGGAAAATGTGCCACGTGGGAGGGAACGGTTGTTTTTTAAAATTGTCTTCTTTTGAGATCTGAAGAGGGGAGCGTCTCTATTATGAGAGAGAAGAGACTAACGTCACATGGCTGTCATGTTAGCTAGTTAACGTCCTACGGCTATGATCCTATTTATTTCCTATCGTGGGCCAAACAAGGTcgtaagtgaaaaaaaaaaaacaattggaCTCGTCTCAAAATATTACGTatttttttaaggataaaactaCTTATTTAATCACTAGAGTTTACTCGTGTTCCTATTTTGATCACTTACTTTTTAAGTTTTGTTATTTTAGTCACTTTTGTTAGATAAGTTATCGATTTTAGTTACTCTCGCtagttaaattattaatttcaatCACTTTATCGTTAGAGTAGGATGGATCACCAAACATAATGTTGGCGTGCAGGGGCATATCTAGGGGGCTGATAGGGGCCCGaccccttaaaatgaaaaaaaaattcatttaagctctttataatttataaaattttaaattagaaatgataaaattacactttggcatCCAAAAATGATAAAAACTTTATTTAATCATCTAAATATTATAGAGATATAAgaaattaaaatgatgaaattatattttcaCTATCATaagaatatataatttaatttcgtacCCCAAATCTTTTTGACTTTGCCTCTGCCCCTAAGTCATATTTATTGATCTGCCACTATTGGCGTGgcctaatataataataaaattaaccctcaatgtttatttattttattaatttgatcttgattttgaaaaaataacaaatttaactattaatattTGCACATTATAACAATTTTGTCATGATTttagaaaataagaaaataaaattttaattttaatttaaaaatagaaattcaaaattattgaaacttataaaaatatatactcaataaattataaaagtagGTTTAACCCTTGAGCAACGCCATGAAAGGttcctttttctctttcttttctctttttctttatttatcgTGTGAATTTTGCATCTTCGTTTTTACTTGTGATTTTGCAAATTGTGTTCGATGAGCAGAGATGCAAAGATATTGCAAGAGAAATTGGTGAAAAAGGCGACACAAGAGATGAGAGGAGAAAACCATCAGAGCAAAAAAGCggtaagtaaaaataataaatatcagAAGAAATTGGATTGTATGAGATGATTTTTTTCTATTGTTGATTTGACCAGACAATCAACGTCACGATTATATATCTAATcataaaaagtcaattactagtagttaaattatttatcacaaagTAAAATGATCTGTGACTAtgttttacttttcatctattatGTAATACTGATAAGAGAACATCATTTTATTTGGGCTATGAATTATTGTTGTAAAATGATATACATACACAAAAGTCGTATGCTCAACGTACCAACTTTTAGTTACTTATCTATTAGAACTCAGGCTTTcatttacatcaaagtatacgagtcacgctgtaataccctgaaaatttttacagtaagatatcataataaggaaataaagtgacaaaaagggaaattttgagttatgtcaatattgagaagtatattatgatatattaattcaagaaaggactaaattgtaaaagcgagaaaagttttgttgcacaagagtaaatattcataatttgaggggttaaagtgtaaatatgaaaaag belongs to Gossypium arboreum isolate Shixiya-1 chromosome 7, ASM2569848v2, whole genome shotgun sequence and includes:
- the LOC108459956 gene encoding ATP-dependent 6-phosphofructokinase 6, with translation MGTLNLYFQIQTRYISPSSPSFNTFTISLTTNRKKFNCSRISLSMGNPNDTHTKLVPGAAGFLLQDVPHFTDYLDHLPSYPNPLQNNPAYSVVEQYFVDEDDTVTEKIVVHKESARGVHFRRAGPRQKVYFKSDDVNACIVTCGGLCPGLNTVIREIVCGLYHMYGVRKVLGIDGGYKGFYAKNTITLTPKFVDDIHKRGGTILGTSRGGHDSVKIVDRIQDRGINQVYIIGGDGTHKGAAVIFEEIRRRGLKVAVAGIPKTIDNDIPVIDKSFGFDTAVEEAQRAIKAAHVESESIGNGIGLVKLMGRYCGFIAMYATLASRDVDCCLIPESPFYLEGKGGLYEYIGKQLKQNGHMVIVIAEGAGQELLSESLQSVDQQDASGNKLLQDVGLWISHKIKEHFAKKKMPINLKYIDPTYMIRAIPSIASDNVYCTLLAHGAVHGAMAGYTGFTVGPVNGRHAYIPFNRIIEKQNKVVITDRMWARLLSSTNQPSFLKPRDIAEAKKEKYPANGILDGKIVKTMSMN
- the LOC108459966 gene encoding serine/threonine-protein kinase Aurora-1, translating into MAIAEAQQQEKVSSEVPAAEKKRWTLGDFDIGKPLGRGKFGHVYLAREKRSNHIVALKVLFKSQLQQSQVEHQLRREVEIQSHLRHPNILRLYGYFYDQKRVYLILEYAAKGELYKELQKCKYFSERRAATYVASLARALIYCHGKHVIHRDIKPENLLIGAQGELKIADFGWSVHTFNRRRTMCGTLDYLPPEMVESVEHDASVDIWSLGVLCYEFLYGVPPFEAKEHSDTYRRIVQVDLKFPPKPIVSSSAKDLISQMLVKDSSQRLPLHKLLEHPWIVQNADPSGIYKA